The following proteins are encoded in a genomic region of Bacteroidota bacterium:
- the lpdA gene encoding dihydrolipoyl dehydrogenase → MNYDLIVIGSGPGGYVAAIRAAQLGLKTALVERDELGGICLNWGCIPTKALLKSAQVFEYLNHAADYGIKVNGGEADFNAVVKRSRDVANGMSKGVQFLLKKNKIDVIQGFGKLKAGKKVEVTDKEGKTTLYEASNIILALGARSRQLPNLPQDGKKIIGYREAMTLANQPKSMVVVGSGAIGSEFAYFYATMGTKVTLVEFLPNIVPVEDEEVSKQLARSFKKIGIEVMVDSSVESVDTKGNTCLVTIKTKKGEEKIEADVVLSAVGIQANLENVGLEEVGVIVDKGKILTNKYYQTNIPGVHAIGDCVGGQALAHVASAEGIICVEKIAGHHPEPLDYNNIPGCTYCSPEIASVGFTEAKAKEAGYELKVGKFPFSASGKASAAGAKDGFVKLIFDAKYGELLGAHMIGYNVTEMIAEIVAIRKLETTGHELIKTVHPHPTMSEAVMEAAAAAYGEVIHI, encoded by the coding sequence ATGAATTATGATTTGATTGTGATAGGAAGTGGTCCGGGTGGTTATGTTGCTGCCATCAGAGCAGCTCAGTTAGGACTCAAAACTGCGTTAGTTGAACGGGATGAATTAGGAGGTATTTGCCTCAACTGGGGATGTATTCCAACCAAAGCCTTATTAAAAAGTGCCCAGGTTTTTGAATACCTTAACCATGCTGCCGATTATGGTATAAAAGTAAATGGAGGCGAAGCTGATTTTAATGCTGTTGTTAAGCGCAGCCGAGATGTAGCCAATGGTATGAGCAAAGGCGTTCAGTTTTTATTGAAAAAAAATAAGATTGATGTTATTCAAGGATTTGGAAAGCTTAAAGCCGGAAAAAAAGTTGAAGTTACTGATAAAGAAGGAAAAACTACATTATACGAGGCTTCCAATATTATATTAGCATTGGGAGCACGATCTCGACAATTGCCTAATTTACCTCAAGATGGTAAAAAAATTATAGGTTACCGTGAAGCAATGACTTTAGCCAATCAGCCAAAATCAATGGTGGTTGTGGGCTCGGGAGCTATTGGTTCAGAATTCGCATATTTTTATGCAACCATGGGTACCAAAGTAACCTTAGTTGAATTTTTACCGAATATTGTTCCGGTTGAAGATGAAGAAGTTTCAAAGCAATTGGCTCGTTCGTTTAAAAAAATAGGTATTGAAGTAATGGTCGATTCTAGTGTAGAATCAGTTGATACCAAAGGAAATACTTGTTTGGTTACGATTAAAACCAAAAAAGGGGAAGAAAAAATTGAAGCCGATGTTGTGCTTTCAGCTGTTGGGATACAGGCTAATCTTGAAAATGTTGGCTTAGAAGAAGTAGGAGTGATTGTAGATAAAGGTAAAATTTTGACCAATAAATACTATCAAACCAATATTCCCGGAGTTCATGCCATTGGTGATTGTGTAGGTGGACAAGCCTTAGCCCATGTTGCTAGTGCCGAAGGTATTATTTGTGTGGAAAAAATTGCAGGACATCACCCAGAACCATTGGATTATAATAATATTCCGGGTTGTACCTATTGTTCTCCCGAAATTGCATCGGTAGGATTTACCGAAGCTAAAGCAAAGGAAGCTGGTTATGAACTTAAAGTTGGGAAATTTCCATTCTCAGCTTCAGGAAAAGCTAGTGCTGCCGGAGCAAAGGATGGCTTTGTGAAGTTAATTTTTGATGCTAAATACGGCGAATTGTTAGGTGCTCATATGATTGGATATAATGTAACCGAAATGATTGCCGAAATTGTTGCCATTCGTAAACTTGAAACTACCGGTCACGAATTAATAAAAACCGTTCATCCACATCCTACCATGAGCGAAGCAGTTATGGAGGCTGCTGCCGCTGCATATGGTGAGGTGATTCACATATAG
- a CDS encoding TetR/AcrR family transcriptional regulator, protein MLLDIRIKMNDKLFLRNPEDSLLGKRIVSQGLVLINKLGFEDFTFKKLAAEIETTEASIYRYFENKHRLLVYLITWYWSFLEYKVLFSLNNINDPEVKLKTIIRLLVMVPERAKSTEFISEFEAYELVKWESSKAYLTRNITKDNKDRLFKPYKDLCQRIADIIKEYNAKYKYPYFLASTILEMSHAQQFFMENLPALTDSATPDDKKLISFLEQLVFSSIQKSTK, encoded by the coding sequence ATGCTATTAGATATACGAATCAAAATGAATGATAAACTCTTCCTACGAAATCCGGAAGACAGTTTATTAGGAAAGCGAATAGTTAGTCAGGGATTGGTGTTGATTAACAAACTGGGATTTGAGGATTTTACATTTAAAAAACTTGCTGCTGAAATAGAAACAACAGAAGCCAGTATATACCGCTATTTCGAAAATAAACACAGGTTGTTGGTTTACCTTATCACTTGGTATTGGAGTTTCTTAGAGTATAAAGTGCTGTTTAGTTTGAACAACATCAATGACCCTGAAGTAAAGTTGAAAACTATTATTCGGCTTTTAGTAATGGTTCCCGAACGAGCAAAATCTACTGAATTCATTTCCGAATTTGAAGCCTATGAACTTGTAAAGTGGGAGAGTTCAAAAGCCTATTTAACCCGAAACATTACTAAGGATAACAAAGACCGTTTGTTTAAACCCTATAAAGATTTATGCCAGCGAATCGCCGATATTATTAAAGAATACAATGCTAAATACAAGTATCCTTATTTTTTAGCAAGTACCATTTTAGAAATGTCGCATGCCCAACAGTTCTTTATGGAAAACTTACCTGCACTTACCGACAGTGCTACTCCCGATGATAAAAAACTTATTTCCTTTTTAGAACAACTAGTATTTAGTTCAATTCAAAAATCAACTAAATAA
- a CDS encoding M61 family metallopeptidase — protein MYYTIYFENANHHYVNIDFELDTKGTETIVFHLPAWRPGRYELGNFAKNIQKWAAYDEKGQPLIHQKLTKDSWKVQCKGAKSILVKYNYYAAELNAGSTYLDENQLYINPVNCLLYVNERMSESCTIELKLPANYRVATGMKKVNEKGDSVILAAADFHELADSPLIASDTLQHNQFVLDGIEFNIWLQGECKPNWAKIICDFFIFINEHFVMMKEFPVQEYHFLFQLTPYAYYHGVEHLTSTAIVLGPGNEFVNKDWYDEFLGISSHELFHTWNIKSIRPIEMMPYDYSKENYSRLGFVAEGVTTYYGDFLLYRSGVFSDADYFKTFNEQLQKHFDNFGRFNLSVADSSFDTWLDGYNPGVPNRKVSIYTEGCLIAFMTDICIRKQTANAHSLDDVMRALFTEFGKKKIGYSENDYQVLIERISGNSWKDFFAAFVYGTESFESTIRECLDYVGLELEIQPSKKYHEAKLGFKVVEDGILSRVSALYPGSLADKAGVSLNDKIVAINGIEVFDNMDTWANFYSQQQIKLTVIENKKFKEILLNPKKEIFYQKYSIVRNPNSTEEQRKNFTAWAGRNHV, from the coding sequence ATGTATTACACCATCTATTTTGAAAATGCCAACCACCATTATGTTAATATTGATTTTGAATTAGATACTAAGGGAACAGAAACTATTGTTTTTCATTTACCCGCCTGGCGTCCAGGGAGATATGAACTGGGCAACTTTGCCAAGAATATTCAAAAATGGGCGGCTTATGATGAAAAAGGGCAACCATTAATTCATCAAAAGCTTACCAAAGACAGCTGGAAAGTACAATGTAAAGGTGCCAAATCTATCCTTGTAAAATACAATTATTACGCTGCCGAATTAAATGCAGGCTCTACTTATCTTGATGAAAATCAATTATATATAAATCCAGTTAATTGTTTACTTTATGTAAACGAACGTATGTCGGAGAGCTGTACTATTGAACTGAAGTTACCCGCAAATTACCGAGTAGCTACAGGTATGAAAAAGGTGAATGAAAAAGGTGACAGCGTAATTTTAGCAGCAGCCGATTTCCATGAATTGGCCGACAGTCCTTTGATTGCTAGCGATACCTTACAACACAATCAATTTGTTTTGGATGGAATTGAATTTAATATTTGGCTACAAGGTGAATGTAAACCGAATTGGGCTAAAATAATTTGTGATTTCTTTATCTTTATTAATGAGCATTTTGTAATGATGAAGGAGTTTCCTGTGCAAGAATATCACTTTTTGTTTCAGTTAACCCCATATGCCTATTATCATGGAGTTGAACATTTAACTTCTACCGCCATAGTGCTTGGACCGGGCAATGAGTTTGTGAATAAGGATTGGTACGATGAGTTTTTAGGTATTAGCTCGCATGAATTATTTCATACTTGGAATATTAAGTCAATTCGACCGATTGAGATGATGCCTTATGATTATTCAAAGGAAAACTATAGTAGGTTAGGATTTGTGGCTGAAGGAGTTACCACTTATTATGGTGACTTTTTACTGTATCGTTCGGGTGTTTTTTCGGATGCCGACTATTTCAAAACATTTAATGAACAGCTGCAGAAACATTTCGACAATTTTGGGCGCTTTAATTTATCGGTAGCCGATTCATCGTTTGATACTTGGCTGGATGGGTATAATCCCGGAGTGCCAAATAGAAAGGTTTCAATATATACAGAGGGGTGCCTTATTGCTTTTATGACCGACATTTGTATTCGTAAGCAAACGGCAAATGCACATTCGTTGGACGATGTAATGCGCGCACTGTTTACCGAATTTGGAAAGAAAAAAATAGGTTATTCCGAAAATGATTACCAAGTTCTTATTGAGCGAATTAGTGGTAATAGTTGGAAAGATTTCTTTGCAGCTTTTGTATATGGTACGGAATCCTTTGAAAGTACCATTCGCGAGTGTTTAGATTATGTTGGATTAGAACTTGAAATACAGCCTTCAAAAAAATACCATGAAGCCAAACTTGGGTTTAAAGTAGTTGAAGATGGCATATTAAGTAGGGTTTCGGCACTTTATCCGGGATCGCTTGCTGACAAGGCTGGAGTTTCATTAAACGATAAAATTGTTGCAATCAATGGAATAGAGGTATTTGACAATATGGATACCTGGGCCAACTTTTATTCACAACAACAAATTAAGTTAACGGTAATTGAAAATAAGAAGTTTAAAGAGATTTTACTAAACCCTAAAAAGGAGATTTTTTATCAAAAATATAGCATTGTAAGAAATCCTAATAGTACAGAAGAACAGCGTAAAAACTTTACTGCTTGGGCTGGAAGAAATCACGTTTAA
- a CDS encoding rhodanese-like domain-containing protein: MELKEILKSPGHTIVDVRPTSEFQKGHIPDSLNIPLKDIPAKLEELKKMSKPLVLCCGSGNDCRHAHIFLSQQGVGNTFAGGSWLELNALKPKPTK; encoded by the coding sequence ATGGAACTTAAAGAAATTTTAAAATCTCCCGGACACACTATTGTTGATGTACGACCTACTTCCGAATTTCAAAAAGGTCATATTCCAGACTCACTTAATATTCCATTAAAAGATATTCCAGCTAAACTGGAAGAACTTAAAAAAATGAGTAAACCGCTGGTATTATGCTGCGGCTCAGGAAACGATTGTCGACATGCACATATTTTCCTATCACAGCAGGGTGTGGGCAATACTTTTGCCGGAGGCTCTTGGTTAGAACTCAATGCATTAAAACCTAAGCCAACCAAGTAA
- a CDS encoding Zn-dependent oligopeptidase, with the protein MRVSQKFINVALLCISALTTAEIAPAQSNSTSNPLLVQMNVPVEFSKVTAANVSDYGKQIMQSINKDIEAIKAQKTISFASVFEAFDVSYNKLNTASNTCYMLYWVSPDSMIRANGLSSYQQLDSQSTAIFSDKDLFSKMLSFKSTAAYKELTGHRKFLVDDLIDGFERSGVNLSAEKLTQYKKLSKEIGELTSSYSVNMNSANDVLKLDEAGTKGLTEDFKNKYRTTAGNYEIPIINATNEPVMNNAEIEATRKAFYFKFTGRAATQNLPILDSLISKRYALAKLMNYPSYAAYSLGSKMAKNPKTVWSFVYDLIERSKDKAKLDLAEFERNKKADFANEKDVHLNTWDIDFYKSKKLKSEFNVNYEELRPYLPMDQCLKGMFDIYQKLLGLDFKKVSNPSVWHPEVEMYEVYETGKLKGRFYLDLFPRPNKESWFYGVNLISGKYGKGGNEIPVSMLLGNFTRPTPTSPSLLSPRELKTLFHEFGHIMNMMSYEGEFSMQSSSKADFTESMSQLFENWLWDYSILSSFAKHYKTGEVLPLATFENMLKAKNVASGYASIRSLRMCLYDMNVYDKYNPQAPVSTDKLWQQIDKELGVMDFYVEGTHPQANWIHINSHPVYYYGYLWSEVYAQDMFTQFKKNGLTDTKTGVRYRKLILANGTQRDIVEAVEEFIGRPSDNKAYIKSLGLE; encoded by the coding sequence ATGCGAGTTTCTCAAAAGTTTATTAATGTAGCATTGCTTTGTATTTCGGCTTTAACTACAGCGGAAATTGCACCTGCTCAGTCGAATTCAACTTCCAACCCATTGTTGGTTCAGATGAATGTACCTGTTGAATTTTCAAAAGTAACAGCAGCCAATGTGAGCGATTATGGCAAGCAAATTATGCAATCAATAAATAAAGATATTGAAGCAATTAAGGCGCAAAAAACGATCAGTTTTGCCAGTGTTTTTGAAGCATTTGATGTGAGCTACAATAAACTAAATACTGCGAGTAACACCTGTTATATGTTGTATTGGGTTTCGCCCGATTCCATGATTCGTGCGAATGGCTTAAGCAGTTATCAGCAATTGGATTCGCAATCGACGGCGATTTTTTCGGATAAGGACTTATTTTCGAAAATGCTTTCTTTTAAATCAACCGCTGCTTATAAAGAATTAACAGGCCACAGAAAGTTTCTTGTGGATGACTTAATTGATGGATTTGAGCGATCGGGAGTGAATTTATCTGCTGAAAAGTTAACTCAATACAAAAAACTCAGCAAAGAAATTGGAGAACTAACTTCTAGTTATTCGGTAAATATGAACTCTGCAAATGATGTATTGAAATTGGATGAAGCAGGTACCAAAGGTTTGACAGAAGATTTCAAAAATAAATACCGCACGACTGCAGGAAACTATGAGATTCCAATTATTAATGCTACCAACGAGCCGGTAATGAATAATGCCGAAATAGAAGCAACTCGTAAAGCGTTCTATTTTAAGTTTACGGGAAGAGCTGCTACTCAAAATTTACCCATACTTGATAGTTTAATTAGCAAGCGATATGCTCTTGCGAAGCTTATGAATTATCCTAGTTATGCGGCTTATAGCTTGGGTTCCAAAATGGCTAAAAACCCTAAAACTGTATGGAGTTTTGTTTACGACTTAATTGAACGATCAAAAGATAAAGCTAAATTGGACTTAGCAGAATTTGAGCGCAATAAAAAAGCAGATTTTGCAAATGAAAAAGATGTTCATTTAAATACTTGGGACATTGATTTTTACAAAAGTAAAAAGCTTAAAAGTGAATTTAATGTAAACTATGAAGAGTTACGTCCTTATTTACCTATGGATCAGTGCTTGAAAGGGATGTTCGATATTTATCAGAAATTACTTGGACTAGATTTCAAGAAGGTAAGCAATCCATCTGTTTGGCATCCTGAAGTTGAAATGTATGAAGTATACGAAACAGGGAAATTAAAAGGGCGCTTTTACTTAGACTTGTTTCCTCGTCCCAATAAGGAATCTTGGTTTTATGGAGTGAATTTAATTTCTGGAAAATATGGTAAAGGAGGCAATGAAATTCCGGTTTCCATGTTGTTGGGAAATTTTACACGCCCTACTCCTACTTCACCTTCGTTGTTAAGTCCACGCGAATTGAAAACTTTATTTCATGAGTTTGGGCATATTATGAATATGATGTCGTATGAGGGAGAATTTTCGATGCAATCAAGTTCAAAAGCTGATTTTACCGAATCAATGTCGCAGTTGTTTGAAAACTGGTTATGGGATTATTCAATTTTGAGCTCGTTTGCCAAGCATTATAAAACAGGAGAAGTTTTGCCTTTAGCTACTTTTGAAAATATGTTGAAAGCTAAAAATGTTGCTTCCGGATATGCTTCAATTCGTTCGCTACGCATGTGTTTGTACGACATGAATGTGTACGACAAATACAATCCTCAAGCACCTGTTTCAACTGATAAATTGTGGCAACAAATTGATAAGGAGTTGGGAGTAATGGATTTTTATGTTGAAGGAACCCATCCTCAGGCAAACTGGATTCATATTAATTCACATCCGGTATATTACTATGGATATTTATGGTCGGAAGTGTATGCTCAAGATATGTTTACTCAGTTTAAGAAAAATGGACTAACCGATACTAAAACAGGTGTGCGTTATAGAAAATTAATATTGGCCAATGGAACACAGCGTGATATTGTTGAAGCTGTGGAAGAATTTATTGGAAGACCTTCTGACAATAAAGCCTATATTAAGAGTTTGGGATTAGAATAA
- the cutA gene encoding divalent cation tolerance protein CutA, which yields MITVYIYLDSEENAGKLVKGLIANDLLAHASIDIDNRSFSKIDGELFQQTNVVITGQTKALLFTPILEYISSEGYENTKVYSLPITQCNGNFSEIIRQNTQKI from the coding sequence ATGATAACTGTTTATATTTATCTCGACTCAGAAGAAAATGCAGGTAAACTGGTGAAAGGTTTAATAGCGAATGATTTACTCGCACATGCATCCATCGATATTGACAACCGTTCATTTAGTAAAATAGACGGTGAATTATTTCAGCAAACCAATGTTGTAATAACCGGGCAAACCAAAGCTTTGTTGTTTACTCCCATATTGGAATATATTTCTAGTGAAGGTTATGAAAACACAAAGGTGTATTCGCTACCGATTACTCAATGCAATGGAAATTTTAGTGAAATAATACGGCAAAACACGCAGAAAATATGA
- a CDS encoding bifunctional UDP-3-O-[3-hydroxymyristoyl] N-acetylglucosamine deacetylase/3-hydroxyacyl-ACP dehydratase, translated as MSEKKRTLKSPVSVSGVGLHTGASATLTIHPADENYGYKFQRIDVDGKPIIEADCDLVVDTSRGTTLGKNGVKVSTVEHVLAALVGMQIDNAHIEIDGPEVPIMDGSSKPFVEAIEKAGYVEQDAIREYFVIDSTLTYEDTEKHVEMLMVPSEEYRLTVMVDYNSDVLGTQHASMYHIGEFKDEISKCRTFVFLHELEMLLKHGLAKGGDLNNAIVIVAQEVSQEKLDELASLFNKPSMKVVGKGVLNNLKLQYQNEPARHKLLDIVGDMALVGMPLKAHILSARPGHAGNVAFAKKVKGLILAEKAKRKARIVQFDLNKEPLYTINDITKMLPHRYPFLMVDKVMEMDSNSIVGIKNVSFNEPFFQGHFPDNPVFPGVLQLEAMAQVGGIFALSQVPDPEFYSTYFMKIDAVKFKQKVLPGDTVVFKLTLESPIRRGLVNMRGVAYVNGREVCEAVMLAQIIKDKQPKSEPATASV; from the coding sequence ATGTCTGAAAAAAAACGAACTTTAAAAAGCCCTGTGAGTGTTTCAGGAGTTGGGTTGCACACAGGTGCTTCAGCAACACTTACCATACATCCGGCCGATGAAAATTACGGATATAAATTTCAGCGCATCGACGTTGATGGAAAACCAATAATTGAAGCCGACTGCGATTTGGTGGTAGATACATCACGCGGAACTACCTTAGGAAAAAATGGTGTTAAAGTAAGTACTGTTGAACATGTTCTTGCTGCATTAGTTGGTATGCAAATAGACAATGCCCATATAGAGATTGACGGTCCTGAAGTTCCTATTATGGATGGTAGCTCGAAACCTTTTGTGGAAGCTATTGAAAAGGCTGGTTATGTAGAACAGGACGCAATTCGCGAATACTTTGTAATTGATAGCACACTTACCTACGAAGATACTGAAAAGCATGTGGAGATGCTCATGGTGCCTTCTGAAGAATATAGACTTACCGTAATGGTCGATTATAATTCGGATGTACTGGGAACACAGCATGCCAGCATGTATCACATTGGAGAGTTTAAAGACGAAATCAGTAAATGCCGCACCTTTGTTTTCTTACATGAATTAGAAATGCTTCTGAAACATGGTTTGGCAAAAGGTGGCGATTTAAACAATGCAATTGTTATTGTTGCACAAGAGGTAAGCCAGGAAAAACTTGATGAATTGGCAAGCTTGTTTAACAAACCGAGTATGAAGGTGGTAGGTAAAGGAGTATTAAACAATTTAAAATTACAGTATCAAAACGAACCTGCACGACATAAGTTACTCGATATAGTTGGCGATATGGCTTTAGTTGGAATGCCTTTAAAAGCGCATATTTTATCGGCTCGCCCTGGACATGCCGGAAATGTTGCTTTTGCAAAAAAGGTAAAAGGATTGATCCTTGCTGAAAAAGCCAAACGTAAAGCACGTATTGTTCAATTTGATTTAAATAAAGAACCACTTTACACTATCAACGATATTACCAAAATGCTACCACATCGTTATCCCTTTTTAATGGTTGATAAGGTGATGGAAATGGATAGTAATTCTATTGTGGGAATAAAAAATGTAAGTTTTAATGAACCCTTTTTTCAAGGACATTTTCCCGACAATCCTGTATTTCCTGGAGTATTGCAATTAGAAGCAATGGCACAAGTGGGAGGTATTTTTGCGCTTTCACAAGTTCCTGATCCTGAATTTTACAGCACCTATTTTATGAAAATAGACGCTGTTAAATTCAAACAAAAAGTACTGCCGGGTGATACTGTAGTGTTTAAATTAACGCTCGAAAGCCCTATTCGACGTGGTTTAGTAAATATGCGTGGAGTGGCCTATGTGAATGGTCGTGAAGTTTGTGAAGCAGTTATGCTTGCTCAAATCATAAAGGATAAACAGCCTAAATCAGAACCTGCTACTGCAAGCGTATGA
- a CDS encoding PepSY-like domain-containing protein: protein MKKYFLIALFFWVSIAAAQNAPDLVQKAFDERFPGASDVNWEKEIPRGWIAEFVWNSQNMKVNYTLNGVWVSSQTQIPQTEIPENVYATINSFYPDWKIVLATKIESGTGDPLYKAAIQKEMQLQEIILKSDGTLMMVGLK from the coding sequence ATGAAAAAATACTTTTTGATTGCTTTGTTTTTTTGGGTGAGCATAGCTGCTGCTCAAAATGCTCCAGACCTTGTGCAAAAGGCTTTTGATGAGCGCTTTCCCGGTGCATCTGATGTTAACTGGGAAAAAGAGATACCGCGTGGATGGATTGCCGAATTTGTTTGGAATTCACAAAATATGAAAGTGAATTATACGCTGAATGGAGTTTGGGTAAGCTCACAAACACAAATTCCTCAGACAGAAATTCCGGAAAATGTTTATGCTACAATCAATAGCTTTTACCCCGACTGGAAAATCGTGCTCGCTACAAAAATTGAAAGTGGTACCGGTGATCCTCTTTATAAAGCAGCAATTCAAAAAGAAATGCAATTGCAGGAAATCATTTTAAAATCGGATGGAACATTAATGATGGTTGGATTAAAATAA
- a CDS encoding oligosaccharide flippase family protein, whose amino-acid sequence MQKKFITNLALLLFLNLLIKPFWILGIDRSVQNAVSPEIFGTYYALFNFTFLLNILLDLGITNFNNKNIAQNNHLLTKHVSSILSLRLLLGLVYTVITLSVGLIIGYSFGQLYVLFLLGFNQFLISFILYLRSNIAGLHLFKTDSIISVLDRLIMITICAILLWGHVTSSPFQIEWYVYAQTSAYLLTAIITMVIVIKKSQLKRLNWSKAFFLVILKKSYPYAILVLLMAFSNRIDTVMLERLLVDGAEQSAIYASAYRLLDSANMIAYLFAGLLLPIFARMIKLKHDLDELVKLAFSLLVTLSVIVALGSFFYSKELMGLMYTQHVEESARVFGYLMTCFVAISTTYVFGTLLTANGNMKELNTMASIGMFLNITLNLILIPQYKATGSAISSLVTQFSTAFFQVLIAQKVFKFKVNYRFLITLVLFICGVIVICFISKSLPNLAWMSQFMIMISLSFLWAFVIRIISVRSMYRIIKYE is encoded by the coding sequence ATGCAAAAAAAGTTTATTACCAATTTGGCGTTATTGTTATTCCTGAATTTGCTGATAAAGCCATTCTGGATTTTGGGTATCGACCGCTCGGTACAAAATGCTGTAAGCCCCGAAATATTTGGTACCTACTATGCACTTTTTAATTTTACCTTTTTGCTCAATATATTATTGGATTTGGGTATAACCAATTTTAATAATAAAAACATAGCGCAAAACAATCACCTACTTACCAAACATGTTTCTAGTATACTTTCACTTCGCTTGTTGCTGGGTTTGGTTTACACAGTAATAACACTAAGTGTTGGATTGATTATCGGTTATTCCTTTGGACAATTGTATGTTCTGTTTTTATTAGGTTTTAATCAGTTTCTTATATCATTTATCCTTTATTTAAGAAGTAACATCGCCGGTTTACACCTCTTTAAAACTGATAGTATAATCTCGGTTCTCGACCGTTTAATCATGATTACCATTTGCGCTATTTTACTGTGGGGACATGTAACTAGTTCTCCCTTTCAAATTGAGTGGTATGTTTATGCGCAAACTTCGGCTTATTTGCTAACGGCTATTATCACTATGGTGATTGTGATAAAAAAATCTCAACTAAAACGACTGAATTGGAGTAAGGCTTTTTTTCTGGTTATTCTTAAAAAGAGTTATCCTTATGCTATATTAGTGCTGCTCATGGCATTTTCTAACCGAATAGATACGGTTATGCTCGAACGCTTGTTGGTGGATGGAGCTGAACAATCCGCCATTTATGCTTCTGCTTATCGCTTGCTCGATTCGGCCAATATGATTGCATACTTGTTCGCCGGTTTGTTGCTTCCGATTTTTGCCCGAATGATAAAATTAAAGCACGATTTGGATGAATTGGTAAAGCTTGCTTTTTCTTTATTGGTAACCCTTTCAGTTATAGTAGCACTAGGTTCCTTTTTTTATAGCAAGGAGCTGATGGGATTAATGTACACACAACATGTTGAAGAATCGGCACGAGTATTTGGATACTTAATGACTTGTTTCGTTGCTATTTCAACTACCTACGTATTTGGTACATTGCTAACCGCCAATGGCAATATGAAAGAACTAAATACCATGGCAAGCATTGGAATGTTTTTAAATATTACGCTAAACCTGATATTGATTCCGCAATACAAGGCAACTGGATCTGCTATATCGAGTTTGGTTACTCAGTTTTCAACAGCATTTTTTCAGGTTTTAATTGCTCAAAAGGTATTTAAGTTTAAAGTTAATTATCGTTTTCTTATCACCTTAGTATTATTTATTTGCGGAGTAATTGTGATTTGTTTTATATCTAAAAGCCTACCTAATTTAGCGTGGATGTCCCAATTTATGATTATGATATCACTCTCCTTTTTGTGGGCATTTGTTATTCGTATCATAAGTGTTCGATCGATGTACCGGATCATTAAATACGAGTGA